The genomic window CGCTCTGCGGGTGGGAGCGCCAGCACGCCGTCGATCACCGGGCGCCCGGGCGTCTCCCGCAGAGCACTGACGCAGGTGTCATCCGCGCAGGCGGCCGCGGTACTGAGCAGGGACTCGGCGGCGGCGACCGGGTCCGCAGCCGCCATGGGCGTCAGAACGGGCGAGGGCGTCGCCGCCGCAGACGCGTCACCGATCTCGGCGGGCGTGGCCTCCCGCGACGCCGTCGCCGAACCGTCATCCGAGGGCCACAGCAGACCCGCGGTGAGGACGAGTCCCGCGACCGCGCACGCCACGACGACGGGCCTGACACGGGTCGGCCGAGCGGCGGCGCGACTCGGGGCGGTCGGCGGCGGCTGCGTGCCCACGGGCCGCGTGCGCCCGCGAGTCGTGGCCTGCCGTGCGGCGCGCCGCGCGGCAGGCCGCTCCCGGCTGCGCTGCCAGCGGCGCCGCAGTTCGTCGCCTGCGTGCCCTACCTGTTCGGCGACGTCGCCGTCGACGTGACGCTCCAGCGCTCCCCGCAACGCCGCCGCAGGCCCCGTGTGGGGCCGCGCCGTGACCGAGACCGACAGTGCACGTGCCGGCGCCGGCAGGTCGATCACCAGCGGCGCCGGCTCCGCCGCGGCGAACAGGGCATCCTCCGCGCGCTCGAGGGCGTCCGGCCGCGGGTCCGCGACGGCGGCACCCGCGCTCTGCAGGGCATCGGCCACCCCTCCCGTCACGTGAGCGGACATCAGGGTGAGGATGTCGCGGGAGGCGTGGGCTGCCGGGGTCGTGCCGCCCAGTGCGAGCACGGGACGGCCCTCGGTGGTGACCCACCACTGCCCGCATGCCCCCGGCCCCGCCTCCTCGGTGCCACGCAGCACGCTCACCGCGACCGTGACGCACTCCCCCGCCGAAGGCGGCGCCTGCGCCTCGCGCCGCTCGTGGAGCACGTGGTCCAACCTGCCGTGGCAGAGCGCGAACACCGCCTCGTGGCCGGATGCGGTGCGCACCACCTCCCTCGGCGCGAGGATGTGACCGTCGGGGGCGGCGCGCCACACCGTCGTCCCCTGCAACAGCTCGGCGTCCACGTGCAGGGCGCTCTCGCCGTCGGCATGCCGCACGATCGTGCCGGGCCAGGGCGCCCCCTGGCGCACGACCCGCAGCACCGCGCCGCCTCCGGCGAGAGGTGTGGGGTCGACGGGGGCGGCAGGGCTGTGCATGCGGACGAGTCTGCGCGGCGGAAGCCGCAGCGGGGCGCCCGCATGTGGCATCCGGGGATGGATCGCGGCGGTGTGATCCTGTGCAGGAGAGGATGCGCTTGAAAGGTAGGCTGGAGGGCATGGCCGCACGCACGCCCGCACCAGAGAAGCGCCCGGGTCTGTTCTCTCAGATCAAGTCGCTGTTCACCTTCACCAAGAATGTCTATCCGTGGCTCGGATGGGTCCTCATCGGCATCATCGTGCTGGGCCTCGCGCTCGGCGTGCTGGTCGGGTTCCTCATCCCGCCGTTCGCCTGGTGGAGCGTCGTCCTCTGGGGCCTGAGTGGCCTCATGGCCGGCTTCCTCGGTGCGATGATCACGATGACGAGACTCTCGACGCGTGCGATGTACCAGAAGATCGACGGGATGCCGGGCGCAGCGGGCCACATCCTCTCCACGGGCCTCGGCCGCAAGTGGCAGGCCTCCGAGATGCCGGTCGGCGTGAACCCCAAGACCCAGGACGCGGTCTACCGCGTGATCGGTCGCGGCGGCGTCGTCATCGTGGGCGAGGGGTCTCGCGGCCGCCTCACGCGGCTGGTGGCAGACGAGCGCGGCAAGGTGCAGCGCGTGGCCTCCGGTGTTCCGGTGACGGTGCTGTACGTCGGGCACGGCGAGGACGAGGTGCCGATCTCGAAGCTGGCATCCACGATCAAGTCGCTGCCGAAGAAGATCGACCGGGCGACCATGGCCGCGGTCATCAAGCGCGTCGACTCGGTGTCGAAGTCGGTCACGTCGCTGCCGATCCCCAAGGGCATCGACCCCACCAAGGTCCGCGCGCCGCGTCCGCGCTGAGCGGGGACCGCTGAGCGGGGACCGCAGGGCGGTCTCAGCCGCGGACGAGCACGGTTCCGGCGGCCTTGTCGTGCAGTCCCCGCTGGTCGGCGTCCCAGATGGCCGCGGGGATCACGATCACCAGCAGCAGCGTGCGCACGATGGGACGCCACAGTCCCGGCCACCCGCCCGAGGCGAGGTTCAGCCGCATGCCGAGCATGCGGTGCCCGGGGCTGCCGCCGATCGTCGGGATGAAGAGAACCTGCAGCACCGCGAAGATCGACAGGATCAGCATCGGGGGTGCGGCGTAGTCCCCCGCCGTCGCCAGCGTGATCGCGATGGCGATGATGTACGCGCTCGTGTAGTCGATGAACAGGGCGCCGACGCGGCGTCCGAGAGGGGCGATGCTGCCCGGGCCATCGGCGGGAAGACCCAGCCGCTCGCCGGGATAGACGTTGTCGACAGGCGTTTCGGGCACGTATCCAGCCTAACCGCCTCACGTAACACGCCCGAAACACGGGAGATACTGCAGGGCAACCCCCTCGGGATAGGTTCGATAGTGCCCGTCCCGACGGGTCCCGACACAAGCCCCACCTTTGGAGAGCGCATGTTCCGTGATTCATCCGAGGTGCTGAAGTTCATCCAGGACGAGGACGTCAAGTTCCTCGACATCCGTTTCACGGATCTCCCGGGTGTGCAGCAGCACTTCAACATTCCCGCATCCACGGTCGACGAGGAGTTCTTCACCGTCGGCCAGTTGTTCGACGGATCGTCGATCCGCGGTTTCGCGAACATCCACGAGTCCGACATGCAGCTGATCCCGGACGTGTCGACGGCGTACCTCGACCCGTTCCGCGAGGCGAAGACGCTCATCATGCTCTTCGACATCTACAACCCCCGCAACGGCGAGATCTACGCCAAGGACCCGCGCCAGGTCGCCAAGAAGGCCGAGAAGTACCTCGCCTCCACCGGCATCGCCGACACCGCGTTCTTCGCTCCCGAGGCGGAGTTCTACATCTTCGACGACGTGCGCTACGAGGTGAAGCAGAACTCCAGCTTCTACCACGTCGACTCCGAGGAAGGCGCCTGGAACTCCGGTCGCGTCGAGGAGGGCGGCAACCTCGCCAACAAGACGCCCTACAAGGGCGGCTACTTCCCGGTCAGCCCGGTCGACAAGCAGGCCGACCTGCGCGACGACATCTGCCTGCGCCTGATCGACGCTGGTCTCATCCTGGAGCGCTCGCACCACGAGGTGGGCACCGGCGGCCAGGCGGAGATCAACTACCGCTTCGACACGATGGTGCACGCGGCCGACGACATCCTGAAGTTCAAGTACATCGTGAAGAACACGGCGCTCGAGTGGGGCAAGGTCGCGACCTTCATGCCCAAGCCCCTCTT from Microbacterium sp. zg-Y625 includes these protein-coding regions:
- a CDS encoding DUF4191 domain-containing protein encodes the protein MAARTPAPEKRPGLFSQIKSLFTFTKNVYPWLGWVLIGIIVLGLALGVLVGFLIPPFAWWSVVLWGLSGLMAGFLGAMITMTRLSTRAMYQKIDGMPGAAGHILSTGLGRKWQASEMPVGVNPKTQDAVYRVIGRGGVVIVGEGSRGRLTRLVADERGKVQRVASGVPVTVLYVGHGEDEVPISKLASTIKSLPKKIDRATMAAVIKRVDSVSKSVTSLPIPKGIDPTKVRAPRPR
- a CDS encoding RDD family protein — its product is MPETPVDNVYPGERLGLPADGPGSIAPLGRRVGALFIDYTSAYIIAIAITLATAGDYAAPPMLILSIFAVLQVLFIPTIGGSPGHRMLGMRLNLASGGWPGLWRPIVRTLLLVIVIPAAIWDADQRGLHDKAAGTVLVRG
- the glnA gene encoding type I glutamate--ammonia ligase; this translates as MFRDSSEVLKFIQDEDVKFLDIRFTDLPGVQQHFNIPASTVDEEFFTVGQLFDGSSIRGFANIHESDMQLIPDVSTAYLDPFREAKTLIMLFDIYNPRNGEIYAKDPRQVAKKAEKYLASTGIADTAFFAPEAEFYIFDDVRYEVKQNSSFYHVDSEEGAWNSGRVEEGGNLANKTPYKGGYFPVSPVDKQADLRDDICLRLIDAGLILERSHHEVGTGGQAEINYRFDTMVHAADDILKFKYIVKNTALEWGKVATFMPKPLFGDNGSGMHTHQSLWLDGKPLFYDEKGYAQLSDIARWYIGGILAHAPALLAFTNPTLNSYKRLVKGYEAPVNLVYSAGNRSAAIRIPITGSNPKAKRVEFRAPDASGNPYLAFAAQLMAGLDGIQNRIEPHEPVDKDLYELPPEEAKNIPQVPNSLLDSLEALRADHEFLTRGNVFTPELIETWIEYKIENEIRPIAARPHPFEYELYFGV